TCGCACCCATGATATTTTCCGCCTTCCAGAAACGATAAAAAAGTTCATAGTCGGTGTGCTGAGCAGTGCCTGTTAGACCGATGGTAAACGTGCGGGCTTTGGTTTCCATAGGCATCGTGGAGGCTGAGGCACGTAGGCCGTTATCCATCCCATGCCAGCTATAGTTTGCATACAGTCGATGGCCTGCAAAGGCGATGAAGGCGTGTCCCATCTGGTTTTCACGCTCGTCCATCGTCAGGTAAGGAAAAGCGATGTCACGGGTCACAAAGTACCCCCCGCCATATTGGAGCTTACCCTGACGGCCTTCTAGGTTGCCTTCAAGCCACTGGCCACGTATGTGCGCATCGCGATAGCCGTACAAGTCGCCAAAAGACTGGCCGCGACCTGTAGTGTAGGAACGCGGATTAAGCCAGCGTAGCGACAGCCTGTGGTTTTGCCCAGAAGCGCTAAGGGCACCCTCAAAACTGGATTCTGCCGCTAAGCGCGATTGGAACATGGCCGTAACCGACCAAGCCTGCGTAGGCGGCCGGCGTTGATAAGCCACGCGCCCACCGAGTCCCGACTGCAACGCCAGACCACTGGGGTCAATTGCTACAGCCATGAGCTCTAGTGGATTTACCCGCACCAGGGGCGGATCCATGCGATTAGGGCAGGCATTGTAGAACCGCTCACCATCGATGGTAACTTCAATCTCGCCCCGTTTGAATCCCCGCAAGTAAAAATCAGGCGTCAGCGCCATTCCACGGCGGATCAATCCTATCCCCTGATCTTCTACAATCCGATAGAGGGCTTCTTTGCCTATCGTAGCTTCACGTGTGCCAAGGTGCAGCACGCGTGCAGTGATCGTAACTGGTTCAAGCACAACCTCAAAGGCCACACGACTGGTATCGGTCTGGCCATAGGTGCTTTGTAGGGTGCTGGCTACAACAAAACATAGCAAAACACTCCACCCTAGACGGCGAAGCAAAACATGCGCAGCCATGATTTTCTTCACGTTGGGTTACTAAGCAACGGATTGAAAGGCATTAGAACCTGTCCTACAGCAGGTGTTCTACAGGCTGCGCGGCGGATGAAAGATATCTGCCGTTAGGCGAAGAGCGCAGAGAAAGGAGATATGAGGCACATGCCGTGTAGCCTGCTCAGGCATCCCAACCGTCGCTGGGGCGGGCAGTGGACCGTACGGCATCGTGCTGCCTGGCATGGCCTTGGACGCGTCGTTGCAACGCTGCCAAAGCGGCGTCCCCTCAGGGCTGTGGCAGGTGCATGGTCTCCCATGATGTGGGCAGGCCATGTGGTGGCAGGCTACCAGCGCATGCGCAGGTGCTTTGATGAAGCGCAGCGCCGACCATGGCCCAATGGGCCCAAGCAGCACGATGCTAAGCCCAAACGATAGCCAGCGAGCAGGTTTAAAGCGGCGCCACATGGCCAGCAGAAGCATTTCTGTTATAAAGGAGCGAAAAAGACGTTTTAGGGCAACTCCCTGAGGAAAATCTTGTGTGAAAAACCCGCACAACTTCAATGAATGGCACTTTACGCTTGAGGCTACGTATCAAGTCCCGCTGTCTTTGAGCACATTGGCAGAAGCTATGCGTCATCAGGCTTTAGCTTACGTCGATACCCATTTTGAGCGATTTGTAGCCGAGCTTCAAGACCTGCTTCGGATTCCCTCTATTAGTACCGATCCAGACTATGCAGGTGAAGTGCGGCGTGCAGCTGCTTGGCTAGCCGATCATTTTCGGGCACTGGGTTTCCAGACCGTAGAAATCTTTGAAACCGAGGGCCATCCGATAGTCTATGCAGCATACGAGGTTGGAAGCGACCGGCCTACTGTGTTGGTTTATGGCCACTACGATGTGCAGCCCCCGGATCCCCTAGAGCTGTGGACCTCGCCGCCGTTTGAGCCTCGGATTCAGGATGGAGTGCTTTATGCCCGGGGGGCTTCCGACGATAAAGGGCAGCTGTTCATGCACGTGAAAGCCGCCGAAGCGTATTTGAAGACAGCCGGCACGCTGCCTGTAAACTTAAAATTTTTGATTGAGGGTGAAGAAGAGTCGGGTTCGGTGCACCTTAGGCCGTTTATTGAGGCACATCGCTCGTTGCTTTCAGCCGACGTTGTAGCGATTTCCGATACGGCACTTTTTGCGCCAGGCGTCCCCTCGATCACCTATGGTCTGCGTGGGCTGGTGTACGTCGAGGTTGAGCTCACTGGCCCGGTGCGTGACCTGCACTCGGGTGTTTATGGCGGTGCTGTGGAAAACCCCATCAATGCCTTAGCACGGCTGATTGCAGGCTTGCACGACGCCCAGCATCGCATAACCATCCCAGGTTTTTACGACAACGTAAGGCCATTAACTGAAGAGGAGCGCCAGGCCTTTCGGGAATTGCCTTTCGATGAGCAGGCCTGGATGAAGGCTATTGGCGTCTCGGCGGTACGCACCGAAGCAGGTTATACCATTTTGGAAGCCATCACTGCGCGGCCGACGCTGGACGTCAACGGCATTTGGGGAGGGTATCAAGGAAAAGGGGCTAAAACGGTGCTACCGGCCAAGGCTGGCGCCAAAATTTCCATGCGCTTGGTGCCCGACCAAGATCCTGAAGATATTATAGCAAAAACGCAACGCTATTTTGAGCAGCATACTCCGCCTACTTGCCAATTACGCTTTACCGCCTTGCATGGAGGCCGTCCGGTGCTGGTGAATACCCGGCATCCAGCCCTGCAGGCAGCTGCTGAGGCGATGGCGCGCGTGTTTGGCCGTCGGCCCTACTTCACACGTGAAGGAGGGTCTATTCCTGTAGTAGCCGATTTTAAGCAGCTTTTGGGGCTCGATAGCGTGCTCATGGGCTTTGGCCTAAACTCGGATGCGATTCACGCCCCTGACGAACACTTTGGGCTAGATCGCTTCCGGCAGGGTATTGAAAGCATCATCTATTTCTGGCAATGCTACGGGGGCGCGTAGTGCGGTCTGGAGAAACAAAAAAATTTTCTCAACGGTTTGGACGCTTGGCCAAAGCGTTCGAAGTGAAGGTTTGCACGTAACGGCAATGATATTTGTTGCGCTGGGTGACACCGAGGCGATAGGAGCCAACTGTCATTTTCTCAAGCTGGATGGGACGGGGTTACTTTTGGACGTAGGGCTCGATCCGAACAAAGAAGGGCCTGCAAGTTTGCCTCGGTTTGAACTGATTCATCGCCAACTAGATTGGTACGTGGATCACGCCATTGTCACCCATGCACATCATGACCACATCGGAGCTTTGCCCGTTTTGCTGCGTGAATTTCCGCATGTGCTGGTGCACATGACCCGGGCTACGCGGCAGCTGGCTGAGTTGCTGCTACCGGCTTCAGCTCGACTGCAACGGAAAAGGCTTCTTGAGGGCCGCACAACCTTTTCTCCCCTGTTTGACGAAAAGCAGCTCGAAGGCTATAGCTACCTGTACCTGACGCATGAGCCTGGCGAAGCATTTAATGTGACCGGCTTGCGGGGGCGCGCGCCGATAAGCGCCCGGTTTTACTTTGCCGGGCATGTGTTAGGTGCCGCGGGAGTTTTGCTCGCCCATGAGGAAAATGGTCGCCGGCAGCATGTTTTTTATACGAGCGATACCAACCTACGGGCCCAAGCGATTCTTCCAGGAGGTGAATACCCCGAGACCTCTGTCGATGTGCTGATCTTGGAGTCCACAGCAGGCGCTGATCCAGAAGCCGAGCGCACCACCCGTAAACTTGAAGAAGAGCGCTTTGGAGAAGCTGTGCGGCGGGTGTTAGACCGGGGTGGCAGCGTGTTGGTGCCGGCTTTTGCCTTGGGCCGTGCGCAAGAGGTGCTAGCCGTAATCGACCGGCTCAAGCGCGAAAAGGTGCTGCCGGCCAGCGTGCCTGTCTACACCGCCGGTA
This sequence is a window from Rhodothermus bifroesti. Protein-coding genes within it:
- a CDS encoding dipeptidase, whose product is MRHQALAYVDTHFERFVAELQDLLRIPSISTDPDYAGEVRRAAAWLADHFRALGFQTVEIFETEGHPIVYAAYEVGSDRPTVLVYGHYDVQPPDPLELWTSPPFEPRIQDGVLYARGASDDKGQLFMHVKAAEAYLKTAGTLPVNLKFLIEGEEESGSVHLRPFIEAHRSLLSADVVAISDTALFAPGVPSITYGLRGLVYVEVELTGPVRDLHSGVYGGAVENPINALARLIAGLHDAQHRITIPGFYDNVRPLTEEERQAFRELPFDEQAWMKAIGVSAVRTEAGYTILEAITARPTLDVNGIWGGYQGKGAKTVLPAKAGAKISMRLVPDQDPEDIIAKTQRYFEQHTPPTCQLRFTALHGGRPVLVNTRHPALQAAAEAMARVFGRRPYFTREGGSIPVVADFKQLLGLDSVLMGFGLNSDAIHAPDEHFGLDRFRQGIESIIYFWQCYGGA
- a CDS encoding MBL fold metallo-hydrolase translates to MIFVALGDTEAIGANCHFLKLDGTGLLLDVGLDPNKEGPASLPRFELIHRQLDWYVDHAIVTHAHHDHIGALPVLLREFPHVLVHMTRATRQLAELLLPASARLQRKRLLEGRTTFSPLFDEKQLEGYSYLYLTHEPGEAFNVTGLRGRAPISARFYFAGHVLGAAGVLLAHEENGRRQHVFYTSDTNLRAQAILPGGEYPETSVDVLILESTAGADPEAERTTRKLEEERFGEAVRRVLDRGGSVLVPAFALGRAQEVLAVIDRLKREKVLPASVPVYTAGTMRAIADLYDRTRLTTPRIDPSFEVFRVEQRRFPRKLRGVLEALKEPAIYVLSSGMMFERSLSNQMAQLMVEDERHGIFLVGFSKEGSPARRLLDAAAAGAETVVLEEQRGPQPLRCEVARFRFSGHSHRRDLLSLVERLQPRHVLLVHGDEEARQWMADNIQFFYPEVHVWLPRSGEPLEL